The following coding sequences lie in one Sphingobium sp. KCTC 72723 genomic window:
- the rsmH gene encoding 16S rRNA (cytosine(1402)-N(4))-methyltransferase RsmH: MNESQVAPHIPVLIDEVLAALAIAPGERHVDGTFGAGGYSRAMAMAGASVFALDRDPDAIREGQALADTHHITLIPGEFSRMAQLLAERGIEKVSGITLDIGVSSMQLDRADRGFSFQSDGPLLMTMSQDGMSAADFLNNAEEEEIANVLYRYGEEPRSRRVAHAIVDARPLERTGQLAHVIRRALGHKPHDKKDPATRAFQAIRIHVNRELEELERALEAAEALLEEGGRLAIVSFHSLEDRIVKQFLRNRSGGDGGGSRHMPEKTAQAAPTFGKPAKAVRASEAELARNPRARSATLRSAVRTSALVSAPRSVRP, translated from the coding sequence ATGAACGAGTCGCAGGTCGCCCCGCATATTCCCGTCCTGATCGACGAAGTGCTGGCTGCGCTGGCCATCGCGCCGGGCGAGCGCCATGTCGACGGCACGTTCGGCGCGGGCGGCTATTCGCGCGCAATGGCGATGGCGGGGGCAAGCGTGTTCGCGCTCGACCGTGATCCCGACGCGATTCGCGAAGGACAGGCGCTGGCCGACACCCATCACATCACGCTGATTCCGGGCGAATTTTCGCGCATGGCGCAATTGCTGGCCGAACGCGGGATCGAGAAGGTGTCGGGCATCACGCTCGACATTGGTGTCTCGTCGATGCAGCTCGACCGTGCCGACCGGGGCTTTTCGTTCCAGTCCGATGGCCCGTTGCTGATGACGATGAGCCAGGACGGCATGAGCGCCGCCGATTTCCTGAACAATGCCGAGGAAGAGGAGATCGCCAACGTCCTCTACCGCTATGGCGAGGAGCCGCGTTCGCGCCGGGTTGCCCATGCGATCGTGGACGCGCGCCCGCTGGAGCGGACGGGGCAGTTGGCCCATGTCATTCGCCGCGCGCTGGGCCACAAGCCGCATGACAAGAAGGATCCGGCGACCCGCGCGTTTCAGGCGATCCGCATCCATGTGAACCGCGAGCTGGAGGAGCTGGAGCGCGCACTGGAAGCGGCCGAGGCGTTGCTGGAAGAAGGCGGGCGGCTGGCGATCGTGAGTTTCCACAGTTTGGAGGACCGCATCGTCAAGCAGTTCCTGCGCAACCGCAGCGGCGGCGATGGCGGTGGTTCGCGGCATATGCCTGAAAAGACGGCGCAAGCCGCGCCGACATTCGGCAAGCCCGCCAAGGCGGTGCGTGCGAGCGAAGCGGAACTGGCGCGCAACCCCCGCGCCCGGTCCGCCACGCTGCGCAGCGCCGTGCGCACATCTGCCCTCGTTTCCGCCCCCCGGAGTGTCCGCCCATGA
- a CDS encoding UDP-N-acetylmuramoyl-L-alanyl-D-glutamate--2,6-diaminopimelate ligase, with protein sequence MTRLSSLIERLDATIGQDADLNQNVTGFAIDNRKVAPGTIFGAFQGLRVNGEDYIADAVKAGAIAVVARPEARVEGAIHIAHANPRRLFAQLAARYFTPFPDVTVAVTGTNGKTSTVELTRQLWRMMGHHAASIGTLGVTTSVDQVSTGLTTPDIVTFLSNMSGLRREGVTHAAFEASSHGLAQYRTEGLPVMAAGFTNLSRDHLDYHGDMDSYFDAKMRLFDEVVGADGAAVVWADDAWSDKVIARVAARGLRLVSVGEKGDALRLVTRTPTQLGQTLGIEADGKTYKVNLPLIGAYQAANALTAAGLVIATGGDTAKVLELLGRVQPVRGRLERAVISAAGAPVYVDYAHTPDGLRAAIEALRPHTKGRLIALFGAGGDRDAGKRPLMGQVAAELADHVIVTDDNPRSEEPSAIRAAVMAGAKGAQEIGGRRAAIAAAIAQAGADDIVLLAGKGHEQGQIIGDRVLPFDDVTVARECAG encoded by the coding sequence ATGACCCGGCTTTCTTCGCTGATCGAAAGGCTGGATGCGACGATTGGGCAGGACGCTGACCTGAACCAGAACGTAACCGGATTTGCCATCGACAACCGCAAGGTCGCGCCCGGCACCATTTTCGGTGCGTTTCAGGGGCTGCGTGTCAATGGCGAGGATTATATCGCGGACGCCGTGAAAGCCGGTGCCATCGCCGTGGTCGCCCGGCCCGAAGCGCGGGTCGAGGGTGCGATCCATATTGCCCATGCCAATCCCCGTCGGCTGTTCGCGCAACTGGCCGCACGCTATTTCACGCCTTTCCCCGATGTGACGGTCGCCGTCACTGGCACCAATGGCAAGACATCCACTGTCGAATTGACCCGGCAATTGTGGCGGATGATGGGGCATCACGCTGCGTCCATCGGCACGCTGGGCGTCACCACATCGGTCGATCAGGTATCGACAGGGCTGACCACGCCGGACATTGTGACGTTTCTGTCGAACATGTCGGGCCTGCGCCGTGAGGGCGTGACTCATGCCGCGTTCGAGGCGTCGAGCCATGGGCTGGCGCAATATCGCACCGAAGGGCTGCCAGTGATGGCGGCCGGCTTCACCAACCTGTCGCGCGACCATCTCGACTATCATGGCGACATGGACAGCTATTTCGACGCGAAGATGCGGCTGTTCGATGAAGTCGTCGGCGCAGATGGCGCAGCGGTGGTGTGGGCCGACGATGCCTGGTCGGACAAGGTGATCGCGCGGGTCGCTGCGCGCGGGCTGCGGCTGGTGAGCGTGGGCGAGAAAGGCGATGCGCTGCGCCTTGTCACGCGCACGCCAACGCAGTTGGGCCAGACGCTGGGCATCGAGGCGGACGGCAAGACCTATAAGGTCAACCTGCCGCTGATCGGTGCTTATCAGGCGGCCAATGCGCTCACCGCTGCTGGGCTGGTCATTGCGACCGGCGGCGATACCGCCAAGGTGCTGGAATTGCTGGGCCGGGTTCAGCCGGTGCGCGGGCGGCTGGAGCGGGCAGTCATCAGCGCGGCGGGTGCGCCGGTCTATGTCGATTATGCTCATACGCCCGATGGGCTGCGCGCCGCGATCGAAGCGCTGCGCCCGCATACGAAGGGCCGCCTGATCGCGCTGTTCGGCGCGGGCGGGGATCGCGATGCGGGCAAGCGGCCTTTGATGGGGCAGGTTGCGGCGGAACTGGCCGATCATGTCATCGTCACGGACGATAATCCCCGTTCCGAGGAGCCGTCCGCGATCCGCGCGGCGGTCATGGCGGGCGCGAAGGGTGCGCAGGAAATTGGCGGACGTCGCGCGGCGATTGCCGCCGCCATTGCGCAGGCGGGGGCGGACGACATTGTGCTGCTGGCGGGCAAGGGGCATGAACAGGGCCAGATTATCGGCGACCGGGTGCTGCCCTTTGACGATGTGACCGTGGCGCGGGAGTGCGCGGGTTGA
- a CDS encoding UDP-N-acetylmuramoyl-tripeptide--D-alanyl-D-alanine ligase: protein MSDLWTSAEIAQATGGAASAPFAVSGVAFDSREVTDGDLFVAMKGDATDGHQFIDKAFGQGAAGAIVSEAVAHPHILVPDSAAALEALGRAARARMGGKVIGVTGSVGKTGTKEALFQALDRAHPGQVHRSVKSYNNHVGVPLSLSRMPRDAAFGIFEMGMNHAGELAALTRQVRPDVAIVTAIAPAHIEFFGTEEAIAQAKAEIFEGLEPGGTAIIPYDSPHVAALYNKAERHAAHILTFGMSADADVHARDTVPAAGGGTLVTAKLPDAELCFTVAAPGDHWVSNALAVLAAVHAVGGDLAAAGLALAEMPGLPGRGARHVVPVGAGQALVIDESYNANPLSMVATLKQLGRERADRRVAILGGMRELGSRSAELHAGLADALVAGEVDQAILVGVEMTPLADALNGVLPYSHVPDATSAITSITTEIRAGDAILVKGSNGIGLSRLVAALTNDAREGKS, encoded by the coding sequence TTGAGTGATCTGTGGACATCCGCCGAAATCGCCCAGGCCACAGGCGGCGCCGCGTCGGCGCCGTTTGCCGTTTCGGGCGTCGCTTTCGACAGCCGGGAAGTGACGGACGGTGACCTGTTCGTCGCGATGAAGGGCGATGCGACAGACGGGCATCAATTCATCGACAAGGCGTTCGGGCAGGGCGCGGCGGGGGCCATCGTCAGCGAAGCAGTGGCCCATCCCCATATATTGGTGCCGGACAGTGCCGCCGCGCTGGAGGCGCTGGGCCGGGCGGCGCGTGCGCGCATGGGCGGCAAGGTGATCGGCGTGACCGGATCGGTCGGCAAAACCGGGACCAAGGAAGCGCTGTTCCAGGCGCTGGACCGCGCGCATCCGGGGCAGGTGCATCGGTCGGTCAAAAGTTACAACAACCATGTCGGCGTGCCGCTGAGCCTGTCGCGGATGCCGCGCGATGCGGCGTTCGGCATATTCGAGATGGGGATGAACCATGCGGGCGAACTCGCCGCGCTGACCCGGCAGGTGCGGCCCGATGTGGCTATCGTGACGGCCATCGCGCCCGCTCATATCGAATTTTTCGGCACCGAAGAGGCAATTGCGCAGGCGAAGGCGGAGATTTTCGAGGGGCTGGAACCGGGCGGCACTGCGATCATCCCCTATGACAGTCCGCATGTCGCCGCGCTGTATAATAAGGCGGAACGGCACGCCGCCCATATCCTGACATTCGGCATGAGCGCCGATGCGGACGTCCATGCGCGCGACACTGTGCCGGCGGCAGGTGGCGGCACGCTGGTCACGGCAAAGCTGCCCGACGCGGAACTATGCTTTACCGTGGCGGCACCGGGCGACCATTGGGTGTCCAATGCGCTGGCGGTGTTGGCGGCGGTTCATGCGGTGGGTGGTGATCTGGCGGCGGCGGGGCTGGCGCTGGCGGAGATGCCCGGCCTGCCGGGGCGGGGCGCGCGCCATGTCGTGCCGGTGGGCGCTGGGCAAGCGCTGGTGATAGACGAAAGCTATAATGCCAACCCGCTGTCGATGGTTGCGACGCTGAAGCAGCTGGGGCGCGAGCGGGCGGACAGGCGCGTTGCCATATTGGGCGGGATGCGCGAACTGGGCAGCCGCAGCGCGGAATTGCACGCGGGCCTTGCCGATGCGCTGGTTGCGGGGGAGGTCGATCAGGCGATACTGGTTGGCGTTGAAATGACGCCGCTGGCCGATGCGCTGAACGGCGTCCTGCCCTATAGCCATGTGCCGGACGCCACGAGCGCCATCACGTCAATCACCACCGAAATACGCGCGGGCGACGCGATATTGGTCAAGGGTTCCAACGGCATCGGGCTGTCCCGACTGGTCGCGGCCCTGACCAACGATGCCCGCGAAGGAAAGTCATAA
- a CDS encoding colicin transporter, with protein MIAVKRLQSLIWVVLVALGALGAYMVSLKVATERNELMRVRMQIARAQSDIRYLETEFSARASMRQLESWNQHDFLYSTPTSGQYLAGERALAQLDGVQPNGPDYVAPPVMVAMVETPADLPSAPQAAPASPAATQIRSEIAVIRQAHAADNVEKLASPAKPTPAIRAKVDADVSKPNPVARKAERMAMLDAKLLDDSTLGDLSATAARERKKGAR; from the coding sequence ATGATCGCCGTCAAAAGGTTGCAGAGCCTGATCTGGGTCGTGCTGGTCGCGCTGGGTGCGCTGGGTGCCTATATGGTGTCGTTGAAGGTGGCGACCGAGCGCAACGAGTTGATGCGGGTGCGGATGCAGATCGCGCGGGCGCAGAGCGACATTCGCTACCTGGAAACGGAATTCAGCGCGCGGGCTTCCATGCGTCAGCTGGAAAGCTGGAACCAGCATGACTTTCTATACAGCACGCCCACATCCGGCCAATATCTGGCGGGCGAGCGCGCGCTGGCGCAGTTGGACGGGGTGCAGCCCAACGGGCCGGACTATGTCGCGCCGCCGGTGATGGTGGCGATGGTCGAAACCCCCGCCGACCTGCCGTCCGCGCCGCAGGCCGCGCCCGCCAGCCCCGCCGCGACTCAGATCCGCAGCGAAATCGCGGTGATCCGGCAGGCCCATGCCGCCGACAATGTCGAAAAACTGGCCAGCCCTGCCAAGCCGACCCCGGCGATCCGCGCGAAAGTGGATGCCGACGTGTCGAAGCCCAACCCGGTGGCGCGCAAGGCGGAACGGATGGCAATGCTGGACGCCAAATTGCTGGACGACAGCACGCTGGGCGACCTGAGCGCCACGGCGGCGCGCGAGCGCAAGAAGGGAGCGCGCTGA
- a CDS encoding peptidoglycan D,D-transpeptidase FtsI family protein yields the protein MATIIVQPGGARAGRQRVSLTAIAHNRLMLLLILFMAVTGLLIGRMLWIGIFTAGATGDDALGIFLPARADIVDRNGVPLARTMEAYSVAVRPSKLIGQPAELARKLHEIFPDEAEAAFYKKLTGRGWAYLRRRALPEEVAAVNALGEIGIEFPREKERLYPQRTLAAHVLGFAPDANGVGGMGVESAFNDQLIDPATRGKPFALSIDARVQGALESELYAQLVAQSAKGAGGIILDANTGEVVAMASIPVFDPNKLQNYAGKSCGESPLCNHMVQARYELGSAFKPLSIAAAMDSGVVTSMAKRYDATAPLAVAGFRIKDDHALGRWVNVPEILVHSSNIGTARIADEMGAAPLQKLFRALDFDQRAPIELKERAGTLWPANWGRITTMTVSYGHGIAVTPLHLASAYAALVNGGTWRPATLRKLRAEDVPEGRRVFSAATSARMRQLLRMIVSEGTGRSADAKGFRIGGKTGSAEKPEAGRYNKSSLVTTFASAFPMDNPRYVVVVIMDEATGAFGLRTAAWTASPVVKRVVERVGPMLGVMPDERRDVDISDLMPLLWKPKGESE from the coding sequence ATGGCGACGATCATCGTCCAGCCCGGTGGCGCGCGGGCGGGGCGGCAACGGGTCAGCCTGACGGCGATTGCCCATAACCGGCTGATGCTGCTGCTGATCCTGTTCATGGCGGTGACCGGATTGTTGATCGGGCGGATGTTGTGGATCGGCATTTTTACCGCAGGGGCGACCGGCGACGATGCGCTGGGCATATTCCTGCCCGCGCGGGCCGACATTGTCGATCGCAACGGGGTGCCGCTGGCGCGGACGATGGAAGCCTATTCAGTGGCGGTGCGCCCGTCCAAGCTGATCGGGCAACCAGCGGAACTGGCGCGCAAGTTGCACGAGATTTTCCCCGATGAAGCTGAGGCGGCTTTCTACAAGAAGCTGACCGGGCGGGGATGGGCCTATCTGCGCCGCCGCGCGCTGCCCGAAGAAGTGGCGGCGGTGAATGCGCTGGGCGAAATCGGCATCGAATTTCCGCGCGAAAAGGAACGGCTCTATCCGCAGCGGACGCTGGCGGCGCATGTGCTGGGCTTTGCGCCCGATGCCAATGGCGTGGGCGGCATGGGCGTGGAATCGGCGTTCAACGACCAGCTGATCGACCCGGCGACACGGGGCAAGCCCTTTGCCCTTTCGATCGACGCGCGGGTGCAGGGTGCGCTGGAAAGCGAACTTTATGCGCAGTTGGTAGCGCAGAGCGCCAAGGGCGCGGGCGGCATCATATTGGACGCGAACACAGGCGAAGTCGTCGCCATGGCATCCATTCCGGTATTCGACCCCAACAAGCTGCAAAATTATGCGGGCAAATCGTGCGGGGAATCGCCGCTGTGCAACCATATGGTGCAGGCGCGTTACGAACTGGGTTCCGCGTTCAAGCCGCTGTCGATTGCGGCGGCCATGGACAGTGGCGTCGTGACATCAATGGCCAAGCGTTATGACGCGACGGCACCGCTGGCGGTGGCGGGCTTCCGCATCAAGGATGACCATGCGCTGGGCCGCTGGGTTAATGTGCCGGAGATTCTGGTGCATAGCTCCAACATCGGCACGGCGCGCATCGCCGACGAAATGGGCGCTGCGCCGCTGCAAAAACTGTTCCGTGCGCTGGATTTCGACCAGCGCGCGCCGATCGAGCTGAAGGAACGCGCTGGGACGCTGTGGCCCGCCAACTGGGGCCGGATCACGACGATGACGGTGTCCTATGGCCATGGCATCGCCGTCACGCCGCTGCACCTGGCCAGCGCCTACGCCGCGCTGGTCAATGGCGGCACCTGGCGTCCCGCGACCTTGCGCAAGCTGCGCGCCGAAGATGTGCCGGAGGGACGGCGGGTGTTTTCCGCCGCGACCAGCGCCCGGATGCGCCAGCTGTTGCGGATGATCGTGTCGGAGGGTACAGGTCGCAGCGCCGATGCCAAGGGTTTTCGCATCGGTGGCAAAACAGGTTCCGCCGAAAAACCCGAAGCGGGCCGCTATAACAAGAGTTCGCTGGTGACGACCTTTGCGTCCGCATTTCCGATGGACAATCCCCGCTATGTCGTCGTCGTCATAATGGACGAAGCGACCGGCGCGTTCGGCCTGCGCACTGCGGCATGGACGGCGTCGCCGGTGGTCAAGCGGGTCGTGGAGCGGGTCGGCCCGATGCTGGGCGTGATGCCCGACGAGCGGCGCGACGTCGATATTTCGGACCTGATGCCGCTGTTGTGGAAGCCCAAGGGAGAGAGTGAATGA
- a CDS encoding ABC transporter, which yields MRRRLLLFLVLMLPVVAALLAGIARAWRSGGQADPWSWALPAALVLALMGRILARSAGVLIVWIAVGVVGAILVFCAIAAGRWPDPLAAIGLALATPLAGIASMLLYDRQKRLLGAGLLALAALVIWRGPAQEIAPVADRPALAVMTALPLFWDEKGQGKQADAPIVTLLRTRFTIMPVDDARALAASGAGRLLLAQPRAMTPEQLVAVDRWVRDGGRAVVLADPLWRWPSALPLGDRRRAPSVSLLGPLLAHWGVVQGRMVAGETRHFLPDDTLVTLSDFARLGGCRGDGVMVTCAIGRGQAVVVGDADLIDDRLWLANPATPRDPRAWSADTPALVARWLGASIPGDRRWMRDQADVVLGLRWALILGTIWAVLGSLFLARHGQRDRQCNAKEQKMNIGWNRD from the coding sequence ATGCGCCGGCGCCTCTTGCTGTTTCTCGTTCTGATGCTGCCTGTCGTTGCCGCGCTGTTGGCGGGGATCGCCCGTGCCTGGCGATCCGGCGGGCAAGCGGACCCATGGAGTTGGGCCTTGCCCGCTGCATTGGTGCTGGCGCTGATGGGGCGGATATTGGCCCGGTCGGCGGGGGTTCTGATCGTCTGGATCGCGGTCGGCGTGGTGGGGGCGATACTGGTGTTTTGCGCAATTGCGGCGGGACGCTGGCCTGATCCGCTTGCCGCTATCGGCCTTGCGCTCGCGACGCCTTTGGCGGGTATCGCGAGCATGTTGCTCTATGACCGGCAGAAGCGGTTGTTGGGGGCGGGATTGCTGGCGCTGGCGGCGTTGGTCATATGGCGGGGTCCGGCGCAGGAGATCGCGCCGGTTGCCGACCGGCCTGCACTGGCGGTTATGACGGCGCTGCCCCTGTTCTGGGACGAGAAGGGGCAGGGTAAGCAGGCCGATGCGCCGATCGTCACGCTGCTGCGGACGCGCTTTACGATCATGCCGGTGGATGACGCGCGCGCTTTGGCGGCGTCCGGGGCGGGGCGGTTATTGCTGGCGCAACCGCGCGCGATGACGCCCGAACAATTGGTGGCGGTTGACCGCTGGGTACGGGATGGGGGCAGGGCGGTGGTGCTGGCCGATCCGCTGTGGCGCTGGCCGTCAGCCCTCCCGCTGGGGGATCGCCGCCGTGCGCCTTCGGTCAGCTTGTTGGGGCCGTTGCTGGCGCATTGGGGTGTCGTGCAAGGGCGGATGGTGGCGGGTGAGACGCGGCATTTTTTGCCCGATGACACGCTGGTCACGTTGTCGGACTTTGCGCGGCTTGGCGGGTGCAGGGGGGATGGCGTTATGGTCACCTGCGCCATCGGACGGGGGCAGGCAGTCGTGGTGGGCGATGCCGATTTGATCGATGACCGGCTGTGGCTCGCCAACCCTGCGACCCCGCGCGATCCGCGTGCGTGGAGCGCGGATACGCCTGCGCTGGTCGCGCGATGGCTGGGGGCGTCGATACCGGGCGACCGGCGCTGGATGCGGGATCAGGCGGACGTGGTTCTGGGGCTGCGCTGGGCGCTGATCCTTGGGACAATCTGGGCGGTGCTGGGAAGCCTGTTTCTGGCGCGACATGGACAGCGAGATAGACAGTGTAATGCAAAAGAACAAAAGATGAATATTGGCTGGAACAGGGATTGA
- the mraY gene encoding phospho-N-acetylmuramoyl-pentapeptide-transferase, producing the protein MLYWLAQTMDFAGVFNLIRYLSFRAGAAIFTALIIGLVIGPKFIGWLRVRQGKGQPIREDGPQTHLAKRGTPTMGGLMILTSMVISVLLWMDLSSTYVWACLFVTLGFGAIGFMDDYDKVTKASHKGLSGKARLLAEFLIAGIAAWMIVHQHGNTALYVPFYNGPAIELGPFYFCFAAFVIVAFGNAVNLTDGLDGLATMPVIIACLAFMLIVYLVGRADFAEYLGIPHVPGAGNLTILCGAIIGAGLAFLWFNAPPAAVFMGDTGSLALGGTIGVIAVTAHHEIVLGIIGGLFVVEAMSVIIQVFFYKRTGKRVFKMAPIHHHFEQLGWAEPTVVIRFWIIAFVLALAGLATLKLR; encoded by the coding sequence ATGCTTTACTGGCTGGCCCAGACCATGGATTTTGCGGGGGTTTTCAACCTCATCCGCTATCTGTCCTTCCGCGCGGGTGCGGCGATCTTTACCGCGCTCATCATTGGCCTCGTCATCGGTCCCAAATTCATCGGCTGGCTGCGCGTGCGGCAGGGCAAGGGGCAGCCGATCCGCGAGGACGGGCCGCAGACGCATCTGGCCAAGCGCGGCACGCCGACCATGGGCGGCCTTATGATCCTGACGTCCATGGTCATTTCGGTGCTGTTGTGGATGGACCTGTCGTCCACCTATGTCTGGGCCTGCCTGTTCGTGACGCTGGGCTTCGGCGCGATCGGCTTCATGGACGATTATGACAAGGTGACCAAGGCCAGCCACAAGGGGCTGTCGGGCAAGGCGCGGTTGCTGGCGGAGTTTCTGATCGCGGGAATCGCGGCGTGGATGATCGTCCACCAGCATGGCAATACCGCGCTCTATGTGCCTTTCTACAATGGCCCGGCGATCGAGCTGGGGCCGTTCTACTTCTGCTTTGCCGCCTTCGTCATCGTGGCATTCGGCAATGCGGTGAACCTGACCGACGGGCTGGACGGACTGGCGACGATGCCGGTCATCATCGCCTGCCTCGCGTTCATGCTGATCGTCTATCTGGTCGGGCGCGCGGATTTCGCCGAATATCTGGGTATTCCCCATGTGCCGGGGGCAGGCAACCTGACGATATTGTGCGGGGCGATCATTGGTGCGGGGCTGGCGTTTCTGTGGTTCAACGCGCCGCCTGCCGCCGTGTTCATGGGCGATACCGGATCGCTCGCGCTTGGCGGGACGATTGGCGTGATCGCGGTTACGGCGCATCATGAAATCGTGCTGGGTATCATCGGCGGGCTGTTCGTGGTCGAAGCGATGAGCGTCATCATTCAGGTGTTCTTCTACAAGCGCACTGGCAAGCGGGTGTTCAAGATGGCGCCGATCCACCATCATTTCGAGCAGCTGGGCTGGGCCGAACCGACCGTGGTGATCCGTTTCTGGATCATCGCTTTCGTGCTGGCGCTGGCCGGGCTTGCCACGTTGAAGCTGAGGTAA
- a CDS encoding division/cell wall cluster transcriptional repressor MraZ — protein sequence MSDVILYSGNAFSVADGKGRFVLPLEMRKLVKHASGGDNRLCLSVHMDNGCATGFGLSHKQFLFDEVAELERLAREANRPFNGDLERENRLGTIEDVNFDDGGRFFLHPDIKEEAGITDVAFFYGVGLYFQIWKPEALIESPDRPALIRNKVKRWLDARAAEAG from the coding sequence GTGTCGGATGTCATTCTCTATTCGGGCAACGCATTCAGCGTCGCGGACGGCAAAGGCCGGTTCGTGCTGCCCCTGGAGATGCGCAAGCTGGTCAAGCACGCCAGCGGCGGCGACAATCGGTTGTGCCTGTCGGTCCATATGGACAATGGTTGCGCCACCGGATTTGGCCTGTCGCACAAGCAGTTTCTGTTCGACGAAGTGGCGGAACTGGAGCGGCTGGCGCGTGAGGCGAACCGTCCCTTCAACGGCGATCTGGAACGCGAAAACCGGCTCGGCACGATCGAGGACGTGAATTTCGACGATGGTGGCCGTTTCTTCCTGCACCCCGATATCAAGGAAGAAGCGGGCATTACCGACGTGGCGTTTTTCTATGGCGTGGGCCTTTATTTTCAGATCTGGAAGCCGGAAGCGCTGATCGAAAGCCCCGACCGGCCTGCACTGATCCGCAACAAGGTGAAGCGCTGGCTCGACGCGCGCGCGGCGGAGGCGGGGTAA
- a CDS encoding cysteine synthase A: MLLHQDSLALIGNTPMVRLAGPSDATGCDIFAKCEFANPGASVKDRAALFIVNDAEEKGLLKPGGTIVEGTAGNTGIGLALVANAKGYKTIIVMPETQSREKMDTLRALGAELVTVPAAPYSNPGHFVHTSRRIAEETDGAIWANQFDNIANRKAHIIGTAEEIWTQMEGRIDGFTCAAGTGGTIAGVGLGLKAKDEAITIALSDPHGAALYSYYADGELKAEGSSVAEGIGQGRITANLEGAPIDTQFRISDAEGMEWVRRLLAEEGLCLGLSSGINVAGAVALARQLGPGKRIVTILCDTGFRYLSTLYNRQWLESKGLTVFPWLAQTA; the protein is encoded by the coding sequence ATGCTGCTTCACCAAGATAGTCTCGCCCTGATCGGTAACACGCCGATGGTGCGCCTCGCCGGGCCTTCCGACGCCACCGGCTGCGACATTTTCGCCAAGTGCGAATTCGCCAACCCCGGCGCATCGGTCAAGGACCGCGCGGCGCTGTTCATCGTCAACGATGCCGAGGAAAAGGGGCTGCTCAAGCCCGGCGGCACGATTGTCGAGGGGACGGCGGGCAATACCGGCATCGGGCTGGCGCTGGTCGCCAATGCCAAGGGGTATAAGACGATCATCGTCATGCCCGAAACCCAGAGCCGCGAGAAGATGGACACGCTGCGCGCGCTGGGGGCCGAGCTGGTGACGGTGCCAGCCGCGCCCTATTCAAACCCCGGCCATTTCGTTCATACGTCCCGCCGGATCGCGGAGGAAACGGACGGCGCGATCTGGGCCAACCAGTTCGACAATATCGCCAATCGCAAGGCGCATATCATCGGCACGGCGGAGGAAATCTGGACCCAGATGGAAGGGCGGATCGACGGCTTCACCTGCGCGGCGGGGACGGGCGGGACGATCGCAGGCGTAGGGCTGGGCCTGAAAGCTAAGGATGAGGCCATCACCATTGCGCTGAGCGATCCGCATGGCGCGGCGCTCTACAGCTATTATGCCGACGGCGAATTGAAGGCCGAAGGGTCGTCGGTCGCCGAAGGGATCGGGCAGGGGCGGATTACCGCCAATCTGGAAGGCGCGCCGATCGACACGCAATTTCGCATTTCCGACGCGGAAGGGATGGAGTGGGTCCGCCGGTTGCTGGCCGAGGAAGGGCTGTGCCTGGGGCTGTCGTCGGGCATCAATGTGGCGGGCGCAGTCGCGCTGGCGCGGCAATTGGGGCCGGGCAAGCGGATCGTGACGATATTGTGCGATACCGGATTCCGCTATCTTTCGACGCTCTACAACCGGCAATGGCTCGAATCGAAGGGCTTGACGGTCTTCCCCTGGCTGGCGCAGACTGCGTGA